From Streptomyces sp. TLI_105, the proteins below share one genomic window:
- a CDS encoding DUF4429 domain-containing protein: MGDVLAGIHATWELERDALVIRFDRGIRTPKLFGALRERRVPHEALASVTLTPGKRGTVVLHAVPRPGADPLMEAAAGQLKEGSDPYRLVLPAERETLAEHYRDELRALLASRPGAAGAAGHEAYAPGDGEAGGVAPTDRFLVAPPPGPQSFKAYDGKASFDGTSEVAFRWSWTGASSEKWKAGDQVFSVRDLCGVEWRSPDGVDGYLRLVPRDGGSRAVQPDQDPACVVFGRYGPVYESLTFAAAVLAAIRGKDRAPVPVAVPAGGRGAGHRDPGAVAERIRHLGELHRAGLVTDAEFSAKKAELLAEL, translated from the coding sequence ATGGGTGATGTGCTGGCCGGAATTCATGCCACCTGGGAGCTCGAGAGGGACGCCCTCGTCATCCGCTTCGACCGGGGGATCCGTACGCCGAAGCTCTTCGGAGCGCTGCGCGAGAGACGCGTACCGCACGAGGCGCTGGCGTCCGTGACGCTCACGCCCGGCAAGCGGGGCACCGTCGTGCTGCACGCCGTGCCGAGGCCGGGCGCCGATCCGCTGATGGAGGCGGCCGCGGGGCAGCTCAAGGAGGGCAGCGATCCGTACCGCCTGGTGCTCCCGGCGGAACGCGAGACGCTCGCCGAGCACTACCGGGACGAGCTGCGGGCGCTCCTCGCGTCACGCCCGGGGGCCGCGGGGGCCGCCGGGCACGAGGCGTACGCGCCGGGCGACGGCGAGGCGGGGGGCGTCGCGCCCACCGACCGGTTCCTGGTGGCACCGCCGCCGGGGCCGCAGTCCTTCAAGGCGTACGACGGGAAGGCCAGCTTCGACGGGACCTCGGAGGTCGCCTTCCGCTGGTCCTGGACGGGGGCGTCCTCGGAGAAGTGGAAGGCCGGCGACCAAGTCTTCTCGGTACGGGACCTCTGCGGGGTCGAATGGCGCTCGCCGGACGGCGTCGACGGGTACCTGCGGCTCGTGCCCCGGGACGGCGGGTCCCGGGCCGTCCAGCCCGACCAGGACCCTGCGTGCGTCGTCTTCGGCCGCTACGGGCCGGTGTACGAGTCCCTGACCTTCGCGGCGGCGGTCCTCGCCGCGATCCGGGGCAAGGACCGCGCCCCCGTGCCCGTCGCGGTTCCGGCCGGGGGGCGGGGGGCGGGGCACCGGGATCCCGGGGCGGTGGCTGAAAGGATTCGCCACTTGGGGGAGCTGCATCGGGCGGGGCTGGTTACGGATGCGGAGTTCTCGGCGAAGAAGGCGGAGCTTCTGGCGGAGCTTTGA
- a CDS encoding alpha/beta hydrolase — protein sequence MTSDASPALVATRALLALAVVFVLLATTGWTTIRHQPVPWPSREAALAAWARDRIDHRPLPDPAAPARTVAAFFAGLGPAGGARLAARHPLVVGNLNGAPVALRYRANRITLTRAYAAERNRVDDTRLSPEGRHEARRRVDRFASLMRPGRQVLAFDPTGTGRAAEVLGDLERARRVSVIVPGVDTNLLTFQKTHGRYGAPAGMAEALYAAERQTSPRARVAVIAWADYTAPVGIGVDAVTGRLAEEGAVRLVGLTESLPPDARVALFCHSYGSVLCGVAAPRLPARVTDVAVAGSPGMRVERAADLDSHARVWAMRDADDWIADVPHLEVGGLGHGADPVAPEFGARLLSAHGALGHSGYFEPGTQSLGNFAAIGVGAYPHLVCARADSACHDGISGTEGL from the coding sequence GTGACCTCCGATGCCTCGCCCGCCCTCGTCGCCACGCGCGCGCTCCTCGCACTCGCCGTCGTGTTCGTGCTCCTCGCGACCACCGGGTGGACCACGATCCGGCACCAGCCCGTGCCGTGGCCGTCCCGCGAGGCCGCGCTCGCCGCCTGGGCGCGGGACCGGATCGACCACCGGCCGCTGCCCGACCCGGCCGCCCCGGCCCGTACCGTCGCCGCGTTCTTCGCCGGACTCGGCCCGGCGGGCGGCGCCCGGCTCGCCGCCCGGCACCCGCTCGTCGTCGGCAACCTCAACGGCGCCCCGGTCGCCCTGCGCTACCGCGCCAACCGGATCACCCTCACGCGCGCGTACGCCGCCGAGCGGAACAGGGTCGACGACACCAGGCTCTCCCCCGAAGGCCGGCACGAGGCCCGGCGCCGCGTCGACCGCTTCGCCTCCCTGATGCGGCCCGGCCGCCAGGTCCTCGCCTTCGACCCGACCGGTACGGGGCGGGCCGCCGAGGTCCTCGGGGACCTGGAGCGGGCCAGGCGCGTCTCGGTGATCGTGCCCGGCGTCGACACCAACCTGCTCACCTTCCAGAAGACCCACGGCCGGTACGGCGCCCCCGCCGGCATGGCCGAGGCCCTCTACGCGGCCGAGCGGCAGACCTCGCCACGCGCGCGCGTGGCGGTCATAGCCTGGGCCGACTACACCGCGCCCGTCGGGATCGGCGTCGACGCGGTGACCGGCCGGCTGGCCGAGGAGGGAGCCGTACGCCTGGTGGGTCTCACCGAGTCCCTGCCCCCGGACGCGCGCGTGGCGCTCTTCTGCCACAGCTACGGTTCCGTGCTCTGCGGGGTCGCCGCGCCCCGGCTGCCCGCCCGGGTGACCGACGTGGCCGTGGCCGGAAGCCCCGGGATGCGGGTCGAGCGGGCCGCCGACCTCGACAGCCACGCGCGCGTGTGGGCCATGCGGGACGCCGACGACTGGATCGCGGACGTCCCGCACCTGGAGGTGGGCGGGCTCGGACACGGCGCCGACCCGGTCGCGCCGGAGTTCGGCGCGAGGCTGCTCTCCGCGCACGGTGCGCTCGGCCACAGCGGCTATTTCGAGCCGGGGACGCAGAGCCTGGGCAACTTCGCCGCGATAGGCGTCGGGGCGTACCCGCACCTGGTCTGTGCACGTGCCGACAGCGCTTGCCACGACGGAATATCCGGCACGGAAGGGCTCTGA
- a CDS encoding MFS transporter, whose amino-acid sequence MTSQTTVEKAPQGQGDAREPVPVPAKGLRGHPWLTLFSVAVGVMMVALDGTIVAIANPAIKEDLGATLAQVQWITNGYLLALAVALITAGKLGDRFGHRQTFLIGIAGFAAASGAIGLSHSIGAVIAFRVLQGLFGALLMPAALGLLRATFPAEKLNMAIGIWGMVIGASTAGGPILGGFLVEHVNWQSVFFINVPVGVLALVLGLVILKDHRAENAPRSFDLLGILLLSGAMAALIWGIIKAGESWGWASGNTWGCLLGAVALFAVFAFWETKVKEPLIPLGMFRSVPLSAGVVLMVLMAFAFMGGLFFVTFYLQGVKGLGPVDAGLHLLPLTAMMIVSSPLAGALITKFGPRVPLVGGMVCTAVAMFGMITLTTGTGTLAMSLWFALLGLGLAPVMVGATEVIVGNAPLELSGVAGGLQQAAMQVGGALGTAVLGAVMSSKVSDSFAGNWKEAGIPVPADPRLEQAAEFGMTPPELAQAPGMTPGLLQQITGVIHDTFLDGMGLAFTVAGGVAVVAALVATLTKRGENAEAGGMGGHI is encoded by the coding sequence ATGACTAGTCAGACCACCGTGGAAAAGGCCCCGCAGGGTCAGGGGGACGCCCGGGAACCCGTACCGGTCCCGGCGAAGGGACTGCGCGGCCACCCGTGGTTGACGCTCTTCAGCGTGGCCGTCGGCGTGATGATGGTCGCGCTCGACGGCACGATCGTCGCCATCGCCAACCCGGCCATCAAGGAGGACCTCGGCGCCACCCTCGCCCAGGTCCAGTGGATCACCAACGGATATCTGCTCGCGCTCGCCGTCGCCCTGATCACCGCCGGCAAGCTCGGTGACCGCTTCGGCCACCGGCAGACCTTCCTCATCGGCATCGCCGGCTTCGCCGCCGCCTCCGGCGCGATCGGCCTGTCGCACTCCATCGGGGCCGTGATCGCCTTCCGCGTCCTGCAGGGCCTCTTCGGCGCCCTGCTGATGCCGGCCGCGCTGGGCCTGCTGCGCGCGACCTTCCCCGCCGAGAAGCTGAACATGGCCATCGGCATCTGGGGCATGGTCATCGGCGCCTCCACGGCGGGCGGCCCGATCCTCGGCGGCTTCCTCGTGGAGCACGTCAACTGGCAGTCCGTCTTCTTCATCAACGTGCCGGTCGGCGTGCTCGCGCTCGTGCTCGGCCTGGTCATCCTCAAGGACCACCGCGCCGAGAACGCGCCGCGCTCCTTCGACCTCCTGGGCATCCTGCTGCTCTCCGGCGCCATGGCCGCCCTCATCTGGGGCATCATCAAGGCCGGTGAGTCCTGGGGCTGGGCGAGCGGCAACACCTGGGGCTGCCTGCTCGGCGCGGTGGCCCTGTTCGCGGTCTTCGCCTTCTGGGAGACGAAGGTCAAGGAGCCGCTCATCCCGCTGGGCATGTTCCGCTCCGTGCCGCTCTCGGCCGGTGTGGTGCTCATGGTCCTGATGGCCTTCGCCTTCATGGGCGGCCTCTTCTTCGTGACCTTCTACCTCCAGGGCGTGAAGGGCCTCGGCCCGGTCGACGCCGGTCTGCACCTGCTGCCGCTGACCGCGATGATGATCGTCTCCTCGCCGCTGGCCGGCGCGCTGATCACCAAGTTCGGGCCGCGCGTGCCGCTCGTCGGCGGCATGGTCTGCACGGCCGTCGCGATGTTCGGCATGATCACGCTCACCACCGGCACCGGCACCCTCGCCATGTCCCTCTGGTTCGCCCTGCTCGGCCTGGGCCTCGCCCCGGTCATGGTCGGCGCGACCGAGGTCATCGTGGGCAACGCGCCGCTGGAGCTCTCCGGCGTGGCCGGCGGTCTGCAGCAGGCCGCCATGCAGGTCGGCGGCGCGCTCGGCACGGCGGTGCTCGGCGCCGTCATGTCCTCGAAGGTCTCCGACTCCTTCGCGGGGAACTGGAAGGAGGCCGGCATCCCGGTCCCGGCCGACCCGCGCCTTGAGCAGGCCGCCGAGTTCGGCATGACCCCGCCGGAGCTGGCCCAGGCGCCGGGGATGACCCCCGGCCTCCTCCAGCAGATCACCGGGGTCATCCACGACACCTTCCTCGACGGCATGGGGCTGGCCTTCACCGTCGCCGGTGGCGTCGCCGTCGTCGCGGCCCTCGTCGCCACGCTCACCAAGCGCGGTGAGAACGCGGAGGCGGGCGGCATGGGCGGTCACATCTGA
- a CDS encoding peptidase inhibitor family I36 protein, which yields MYTKTVLTGAAVTALLLAALTAAPAAPAAPAAPAAPAGRAAPTAAVPAAAPAGTVQAGARPSGAAPAGTVLGACGPGRLCLWPKPDFKGRPWTHELATTDIDSCVALPPGTSAQSLANRTGRPVTTYQSAECGETGEFETYPGRGTWAPQTAYEVRAFKLWER from the coding sequence ATGTATACGAAGACCGTCCTCACCGGCGCGGCCGTCACGGCCCTCCTCCTGGCTGCCCTGACGGCGGCCCCGGCGGCCCCGGCGGCCCCGGCGGCCCCGGCGGCCCCGGCGGGCCGGGCAGCGCCGACGGCGGCCGTACCGGCAGCCGCGCCGGCCGGGACCGTGCAGGCCGGCGCCCGGCCCTCCGGCGCCGCCCCGGCCGGGACCGTGCTCGGGGCCTGCGGGCCCGGTCGGCTCTGTCTCTGGCCGAAGCCCGACTTCAAGGGCAGGCCGTGGACGCACGAGCTGGCCACGACCGACATCGACAGCTGCGTCGCCCTGCCGCCGGGCACCTCGGCCCAGTCCCTCGCGAACCGCACGGGCCGGCCGGTCACCACGTACCAGTCGGCGGAGTGCGGGGAGACGGGGGAGTTCGAGACGTACCCGGGGAGGGGGACCTGGGCGCCGCAGACGGCCTACGAGGTCAGAGCGTTCAAGCTCTGGGAGCGGTAG
- a CDS encoding TetR/AcrR family transcriptional regulator, with protein sequence MTVPGLRERKKQRTRDALLRVALELFTEHGYERTTVDEIVDAVEVSQRTFFRYFSSKEEVAFAVQQMVEERFVHALGQRPPAEAPLDAMRNAVLCAWDTIGEAIAEVVPVELYLRAYRMIESTPALLAVHLRRSTEMEETIARIIAAREGLDVDEDPRPRIAVAAFSGVMRVTGQMWGRGTDGSLEAIRTLTEEYLDHLGPALAPHWRDRGGKGPGTAA encoded by the coding sequence GTGACCGTGCCCGGACTGCGCGAGCGGAAGAAGCAGCGCACGCGCGACGCGCTGCTCCGGGTCGCCCTGGAGCTCTTCACCGAGCACGGGTACGAGCGGACCACCGTCGACGAGATCGTCGACGCCGTGGAGGTCTCCCAGCGCACCTTCTTCCGGTACTTCTCCTCCAAGGAGGAGGTCGCCTTCGCCGTCCAGCAGATGGTGGAGGAGCGTTTCGTGCACGCCCTCGGACAGCGCCCACCGGCCGAGGCCCCCCTCGACGCGATGCGCAACGCCGTCCTGTGCGCCTGGGACACCATCGGCGAGGCGATCGCCGAAGTCGTCCCCGTCGAGCTGTACCTGCGCGCGTACCGGATGATCGAGTCGACGCCCGCGCTGCTCGCCGTCCATCTGCGCCGCTCCACCGAGATGGAGGAGACCATCGCCCGGATCATCGCCGCGCGCGAGGGCCTCGACGTCGACGAGGACCCGCGCCCCCGGATCGCGGTGGCGGCGTTCAGCGGGGTGATGCGGGTGACCGGGCAGATGTGGGGCCGGGGCACGGACGGGAGCCTGGAGGCCATCCGCACGCTCACCGAGGAGTACCTCGACCACCTCGGCCCGGCGCTCGCCCCGCACTGGCGGGACCGGGGAGGGAAGGGGCCGGGGACGGCCGCGTAG
- a CDS encoding sensor histidine kinase — protein MDIESQPQPPAAPPPVGRRPGDRWAIARTREVFQGFGAALTTPTAPGAPLLAGAPGRWVRLLPYVVAFAFVAALLPSTVVLLINDYGVNGALAGAVGTAQTLPLLLAVARPLEAWWIVFAADVLGALVLLGSDGTRADYWPWTPPLVVGYCALMLALGLRESRRALFGVWLATGVAGYVLEAFRPAGYTSVHTLLLVLSGVLLLLASAVRARGEAQRRLAEQETINEAERAHRTLLEERARIARELHDVVAHHMSVITVQADSAPYRIPELPDAAREEFTSIAASARESLAEMRRLLSVLRSDGGEGERAPQPGLDRVQQLVEATVRAGVPAELRLAADLGEVPQAVDLSAYRIVQEALANVVRHAPGASTRVSVRADEGWLTVLVVNGPSLEEGSGVERGAPGTGHGLVGMRERVRLTGGSLDTGPLPDGGFRVAARLPLRTKDTE, from the coding sequence ATGGACATCGAATCGCAGCCCCAGCCGCCCGCCGCTCCCCCGCCCGTCGGCCGTCGTCCCGGTGATCGGTGGGCGATCGCCCGGACGCGGGAGGTGTTCCAGGGGTTCGGGGCCGCGCTCACCACCCCCACCGCGCCGGGCGCCCCGCTCCTCGCGGGCGCCCCCGGTCGCTGGGTGCGGCTGCTGCCGTACGTCGTCGCCTTCGCGTTCGTCGCCGCGCTCCTCCCCTCCACCGTCGTGCTCCTCATCAACGACTACGGCGTCAACGGCGCCCTCGCCGGGGCCGTCGGCACCGCACAGACGCTGCCGCTGCTGCTCGCCGTCGCCCGGCCCCTGGAGGCCTGGTGGATCGTCTTCGCCGCCGATGTGCTCGGCGCGCTCGTCCTGCTCGGTTCGGACGGCACGCGCGCGGACTACTGGCCGTGGACCCCGCCGCTGGTCGTCGGCTACTGCGCCCTGATGCTCGCGCTCGGGCTCCGCGAGTCCCGCCGGGCGCTGTTCGGGGTGTGGCTGGCGACCGGCGTGGCCGGTTACGTCCTGGAGGCCTTCCGGCCCGCCGGGTACACCAGCGTCCACACCCTGCTGCTCGTCCTGAGCGGGGTGCTGCTGCTCCTCGCCTCGGCCGTCCGCGCCCGTGGCGAGGCCCAGCGGCGGCTCGCCGAGCAGGAGACCATCAACGAGGCCGAACGGGCCCACCGCACGCTCCTGGAGGAGCGGGCCAGGATCGCGCGCGAGCTGCACGACGTCGTCGCCCACCACATGTCCGTGATCACCGTGCAGGCGGACTCGGCCCCGTACCGCATCCCCGAACTCCCGGACGCAGCCCGCGAGGAGTTCACGTCCATCGCGGCGAGCGCGCGTGAGTCGCTGGCCGAGATGCGCCGGCTGCTGTCCGTCCTGCGCAGTGACGGCGGCGAGGGCGAGCGGGCCCCGCAGCCGGGCCTCGACCGGGTCCAGCAGCTCGTCGAGGCGACCGTACGCGCGGGGGTCCCGGCCGAGCTGCGGCTCGCCGCCGACCTCGGGGAGGTGCCGCAGGCGGTGGACCTGTCCGCGTACCGGATCGTGCAGGAGGCCCTGGCCAACGTCGTGCGGCACGCGCCGGGCGCCTCGACCCGCGTATCGGTACGGGCCGACGAGGGATGGCTGACCGTCCTCGTCGTCAACGGGCCCTCCCTGGAGGAGGGTTCCGGCGTCGAGCGGGGCGCTCCCGGCACCGGTCACGGGCTCGTCGGCATGCGGGAACGCGTACGGTTGACCGGCGGCTCGCTGGACACCGGGCCGCTGCCGGACGGCGGCTTCCGCGTCGCGGCCAGGCTTCCCCTGCGTACGAAGGACACCGAGTGA